The region CATTTATTGGTGTTGTTGCTAAAGATGGGTAAATGGCCTTATAATAAATGTACCATTTGTGGCAACGGCATAACcgtacactgcaaaaacgctaaaaatcaaagttttaatttaaacaccttTTTTCCGTAAGGAGAGTAAATCCTGTGGTAAGACGTGACTGTGTTCAACTAAACCACTGGCAACACAGTTGCTGACATAAAGGTATGaataacttttctttattattatcatatttAAGTGGATCTGAGTTTTTATGGGTCAATAATTAGTCATTCGTGACATGACTTAGAGGCTTATTTCTTTTAGCAGCTGGCAGGTAGGCAACAAGGACGGTCCATATTCATCTTGGCACCACATTTAATAAACAGGATGATAAAAAGActgagattaaaaacatttccaaaactcAAAGAGTGGCACTGAACTCCTACTGGGACTTTAACTGTCCATTGTTCCCTacagtggaggatctgtgatgctgtggaaCCCTGTTAGACTGAATGTCACGATGAACCGCTTGAAAAATTAGGCTGTTGTTTAAAAATTTGGTGCCGTTTGCCAttaaagatttttctgtttgttttttaaaagattatgaGCACAAACATGGCCACATCTATGCAGGAGTGGTTAAACCGACACAAAATCGACTTACTTTCATGATCATCAAACCCTTCAGGCCTGAATCAAAGAGGAAAACCGTTTAGGACAGAAGAGGATATAACGGGACCTGGGACTCTGGAGGAATTATCAAAGACTTTTCTCTCTGGAAACTCCAGCTTCATGTTTGCAGCAGGGAAACAATAATTGTATTATAACGCTTCTGCAATTAAACAAGCGAGAAAAATAGATCAAATAAAGTAGCGTGAAAGTTTCCAACGAAGGGTTCACCAAATCGGGAGGGTAGATCTTAAATGTATGATACATCCCAGAACGTCCCCGTCTGAGAACATAAATTACCACAGGAGGTGTGTGCTCCAGACACGGCATTTAAACACCTTCCACCTCTGGTCTGGGTCAGTTTCATAGTTTCTgttaggggtgcaccgattgcagttttctggccgatgaTCGATCTTTAAAaatagcacttttttttttgtctgaaaagtcattaaataaagcaataaagtcACTGAGTCGGCAACATTAGGATGAGTATTGCTAACCGCACACGTGCAGACGTGGCTTTTTGGGTGGGTGTGTTAGTCGCTCCTCTCCGCCACCAATACGATGGTCGGATAAGATCGGTTGCACATGTTTCAGTGGTTCCCAGTTTTGGGGCTTATCGTCCAAAACTGGGAACACGTGGGCCGATTTATCAGTGCACCCCCGACTACTTCCTGCCAATAAAAATGGCTGTCGATATGCTTCACTGAGCAGATTAAGAGGGAAGATGTAAACTTTACTAAACATTAGAACTCGTTACGTGGCAATCATAAAACGGACACAGGAGCCACCTTTAGAggtatatttttgcaaaacctGGTGGGAGTGTGAGACAAAACAGACAATACTGTGTTGCTACGATACACGTGATACATGATAGAGATGTTatgtacaaaacaacaaagacgtGGTTCAGATGGAGCCGGACGGCGATGACGCTGATGAGACGTGTTGCTGTGTGGACGGTACGGTGCTTTGGCAGCGATataaataagtcatttttaatctacattttatttttaaaggaagaaTTACAGATGTGGGGCGTGGAGGGAGTATTGCTTCAAATGTTTCTCGCCCTGAGAAGTTCAGACGTTGTTCGGTTCAGACGACGATGCTTTTGTCACGACGCCGTCAGACAAGAGCCAAGTGATTGCACCGCAGCCGGGGGTTTATCGATCTAATTTTCTGCAGATTGtccagatttaaaaagaaaaagaaaaaaaaaacagcaggagaaacaaacagagaagATAAAAGTTAATCAACAGAAAGCATGGATTATTTGCATAGCAAGTGTCCCTGCTGCGTTTTGTCTTGATGTCCGACGTCGTTTTCTGGGTAAAGGCCGGGCTTTCTACGTCACCCAGCTGTCCATTCTCATCTGTTTCAGAGTCGGGCTCTCGGCGCCGTCTGACCGGGCCGCGGGGAGCAGGCGGGGGTCCGGCCGTCgcttctgctgctcctcccgGTCGCTGCCATCCTCGTGGGAGCTGCAGGACGAGCCGACGCTGCCGGTGGGGGACCTGCCCAGGTCCGCCCGGGAGGACAGAGAGCCAGGATGAGGGGCAGGAGCTGGGCGAGGGGGGGCGGGGTGATGGGTCATGTACCCGAGCTGGGGGAGGTGGTCACGCGGCGGGGAGATGGGCTCCGCTTTGATGCTGATGTTGTGGCCAGAGCTGATGGAGAGGTTGGAGTTGGCCGACCTGCAAAAAACGCATGGAGACAACCAGGAGAGTTGAGTGAAAGCGCCATCTGGTGGGAAAAAAGCTGAACTTTCTACAACCGACTCATTggatttctgtttgctttattcCCTGAATGCATTCTTACGCTCATCAATTGAAGACGGAATTTTAATCCGACTTTCTAAACCTCTAAACCAGGGTTGTCCAACATGCCGCGGACGGGCCATCTGCAGCTCTCCGGCGGATTTAAATTCTAGAATCAGGAACCTTTTTCTTCACTCAGGGTAATTTCTGTTACTGGAAAATAATGcaatcaaaacaacattaagTGCAACAAATAGAATCTAATTTATAAACAAAGTTTTTGTGTTCATCTTAATTTTGGAGGAACTAGAACCACAAACATTAACCTGCTTTAACTGAGAGGAAAATATCGCAACCCAAATTAGAACTTTAGAAACTAGATGCATGCTGCAatagtttattgatttgttttctacaaaaatcaGACCCATTTTGTCAATTTcagtaaaattgtaattttttttagtttgtcattgagcagacaaaataaaaaggcacaaagagcttgctttaaaaaaaattcttttttttttaaaaagctctaaACTTTTTGCCATAAGGGCCAAAATTGTTAAGTTGAAAGCACATGGggtcacaattttttttaaattttttacaaacaatttaGAGCATCGCAAGGCTGCAGATTTTTACAGCtttgtgaaaaatctgcagcatTTTTGCTGTCATTGcttaaaacctttcaaaaatatgcactcatttattttaacttatattttataataattattgaaaaataGATACGattttacagtttgaaaaaTGATATTGTttgactgaaaaatatattctattattgtttttgttttttgcattcttttctcatcttccttcaagttttttttaggTCTCCctagcgccccctggtggccctTGACGTAAAACActgctttacgtcataaaaacatcaaaagtcACCAATTCTAgaacaagcaataaacaaatgccgtcatcaaaatcatcaaacaaatacatatcaaatatattgatatgCTGTTACTAATCAAAGCCAGCTCTAAACTGATTAGCCTTTGTTTAATGGaattcagtttttctgcagTCTTGCATTTTTCTGGAATTTAGTTCCAGATTAGCGGAAACTGAACCCTGCTTCTCCACTAACACAGATCCGTCAGAAGCAAGACCCATTCCGGTATGGAAAGCCTCCAGGCGCTCACCCCAAGGAGCTGAGCTGGTGCTGCTCCCAGGGCGTCATGGAGACCAGAGAGTGGTCCGCGGCCGAGCCGAAGTCCGTCATGTCGGCGCTGTTCAGGGAGTAATCTGGGCAACAGAGAGACGGGATGCGTTCAGCGACAGCTCTCAATGAGAGTCGGAGTGAAAACAGAAGCATTCCTACTGTCTGGAATCCTCatttttgtcacgttacaaccacaaacctcaatgtgttTTGTTGGTGATTTATGTGTAAGATGTTAAGTGGAAGGAAGGTGATAGGATGCCGTCTAAATGTTTGACAAATACAAACTGTCATAACAAAACCCACTGCAGTCAGCAACATTCAgatctattattattaatataaatccagctgtcCTCTGCCTCagaggtttattagagaacattatCATTTGTCTTCAGCTTCACACTTAtattttaagataagataagatttatttgtcattgtcatcaacagattacaacgggATTGAGATATGCTACGTTATATGCTACGTTGGATGAATCTATCGCCTAAAATccacagaaatataaacataaagtaaaaaatggGATAAAGTTCAAGAAACTGTATAGAAATGATTAATATTGCAAACTATTCTGGTCAGAAAGAACCCCAAACAAACCTGCAGCGCTGCTGTAGGCTGAGCTGATGCTGGAGTAACCCAGACTCTGGTGAGTCAGGCTGGGTGTGGCGACGGAGACCACTGGGGTGGAGAGAGGCTGAGCGCCCAGCCGCTGGTTACtctgaaaataacaacaataatcaTAGTGACATTATTAGATAGAAGAAGAATATGTTTATGATGAGATTTCTTTCTCTGTAACCCTTCGCAATGCAGTCCCAGAGTACGCAATGCCCTGTTTCAACCACATGATGTCAgtataaacattattaaaaaaagaaacaggctGGGCCTTTGGTGTATCTGCTATTGAACCGAAAACATACTTACAGTTTAATTAGTTTTGCCTTCATGTTTTTCATGATGCGACGGATGTTCAGGAAAAGCCTGTAAAGTTCCTGCTTGTTGAAAATAAGTTGATGAGGTTCAGAgaaactttctgaaccatttgctAACTATGAATGTAGCcacattttccctttttaacGCAAGAACCTCATTATGCTTACTGAGCAATTACTAAATGCAGACTGATGaggtttgtaaaaataattctaggaagaaaaacaatatacatttttgttgaattttattcTTAGAACCAGGTCATGATTTCCTTTACAGAAGAAGTTTATGAAGTAAAACCTTTGCTAGCTTAATGCTACGCATAGCAAAGCTAGCTCTGTTACAGAGCACTAAAAGTTTTGTGCTGTTCCTCCCTGAGCTGTTGTTGCAGTTCTGGCCTGATAAAGTGAGCGATGACATCATTCCAAACGATGTCACTGctgaataaacacacacacacacacacgcacacacacacacacacgcacacacccacacacacacacacacacacaccactgtgTGTAGagggttaaaaacaacaaaaataaaaataggaagcTACACCATTCTAAAATGGATCTCCCTGCTTTGTCCGCGACTCTACTGTCAGAGAATCTCCAGTTTAGCTATTGCAGTAATGAATCTGACACAGGCCGACATGCTCAGTTCCTCCTGTGAATCGCTTTGCTGAATCCGAGCCGGTCCTGGTCCGTGCAGAACAGCCGAGCATGCATGCATGAAGGGGGGAAGTGAAAGGCGCCTTTGGAAATGATCTAATCAAGAGGGCTGTTTCTTAAAACTGTAAAGACGTCCATTTTGTTTACGGTTGCTGCTTCACACCACAGTAAAACCAATAAAGCTCGGTGGTTAACACTCCAGCACAACAATGCTGTGTGAATTACTGCCGTGTCGGAGGAGTTACCAGCATTAGGTCTGAAGATGCTGGGTTTCCAGATAATCCAAACTTACTGCAGTCTTACTTTAGCATTTACAATACTGACCAATCATTGCAATGGTTACTTTTGACTTTGGAAAGGCATTCAGCTTTAAAACTGAAGCTAtcacattgaaaacattttcagtactTTACGTGGACAGGGGCTGGTATATGATTCCCGCAGTACCATGAGATGAAGCACAGACTAGGGCTGGGACTTTAATGTGTTAAGTTCAATTAAGGAATTGCAGAGATTTTAACGGGTTAAACATTTTAGCACAATTAattgcatattttgtttttacattaaaaaggtTCCGGCCAGAACCATTGTCTTTGCACGTTTCCGGTACGCCAGTAACTCTTGATGCACAAGCGACATCTGGAAGCAACAGTAACGTTGAGTTATAATGTCcatttattcagtaatttcacagcaaaaagggtttttgaactgaaaatgttgcttcGCTTCTCAATGTAcagttttcaattaaataaaaaattgacgATTAATAGTAACTAATTAATTATAGACCCTTAAATTTCTAATCAATGAAATAGCTCTATTTCCATGAAATGCAACACTTCGCTGGAGACTTTTTGATAATATTGGGAAGCCATTTTGTGATCCCGCGTTTAAAACCTGATGACAGTAATTGCTGACTAACAGTGTGAGTGGCAGCTGCTAATGTGGAGTCACTGGGtgttgatttcttttaaaacaaaacgcTGACATTAATGACTAATACTGGAGAAACTCTTCAGGCTAAATGTGGATCTTATATGCAATTTCCTATCACAACAACAGACTTTAGGATTGtttaacaacagaaaatgttacattaatcCAGGAAGCAGAGCCATTTAAGCACTTAAGACActacaaaaatctttttaaatgttatataaCTCAGTTTATTCCAATTCTTATGTTATCTTAGAAAGAGAAaggcaaacaaataaaactgaatattcCTGAAATGTGAATTTATGCCAGTTATCAacccaaaagtttaaaactcaAGATGCTACATATATTCATGACACATGAAGTGGATTATCTCCAGCTttagtttctgttcattttggcTTACAGTCAATGAGGGAACCAAAAATGACAGACAATTAGAATGCTAAATGAGACAGATTAaataggaataataataaaaagaggagTGCTACAGTCGTAACCCATGTCCTGGATCTATCTATGTGTAATGGCTCCATGCCTTGTGAATTTTCCCCCAAACTTTTGAATGGGTTTTATTTCACAAACCCATCAAGGCTGCAGTTTTCCCTGTTGCTTTGGGTCTTTTTCAACTACTCCCCGCCCCtcccactcaactttccattaatatgccTGGACACAGAAAACGTATGACTTTTTGTGGTTTGCTCTGTGGAGAGCGTCAGATGGACGGCTCATAGAGTCTGGAATCTTCCTCGTGAATgtgcagtattttctttttattcataaTATACACAATCTTGGGGTTTTCAATCTTGTATTATCACGGAAAGCTGTGATAATCCAAATCAACCAGGAACGAGGAGAGCGATCGGAACGCCCTTCTGCTCGGGAGTCACCTGACGTGACCTCAGGTGTGGGTGAGAACGTTTGGGACTCGGGTGGAGGGGAGGGGAATCCATACCAGCATCATTCCTTTGCAGTGAGGGATGACCACCCGCAGGTCGCCTTTGCGGCCGCCGGGGATCGGGCCGCTGGCCTGGTGCTGGAGAGAAGGAGGAGATTTGGCCGGTCCGGTCTTCCCCAGGATGCCTCCACCGCTGGAGCCCATGAATCCGTTCACTGAGAAAGAGACGTCCGATGAGTGACGGAAAGCAGAATCCGAATGGTCTTGTTAAAACATCCCGTCTGTAGGTTCTTAGACTCGACTCGTTCAGGaatcaggaaaaaaagactttaatatCAGATGTATTCATATGTATTGGAGTCATCCTGTCCACAACAGAGCTAACCCTGAATGGAGAAAGAGCAGCTATACATTATACAAGAGATAATAAttaatcattcatttattctctctctgtttctcctAACATTATGTAATGGCAACATTTCCAGGATTCAGCTCTGGGAAAATTGCTGTAAGGTTTGaacaaacacaatatttatGCATGTGAAGAAGAGTTGATCATGAACACCCTGGACCTCAGCTTATCACACTGCAGCAGCACTCTGGATAAATTAATGCGATTCTTTTGGCACCACAGCATCCAAAAATCAGTCCAGCTTCTCAGGCCACTGGCACACAGGAATCGAGTAGAGAGGAGggcacacacctccaaattgcacGGTTGCTCTGTAGAGAGTCTGACTGCAGCGAGAATCAGGACTTGTTTACGAGAAAGTCTCGTAGAAAGTATCCTTGGAATCCATGTTTAGTTGTCGTATCCGAACCATAACCACGAGATCGGGTTTGTTACATATAATTTGCCTctgaagttattgcgataaacgataatattgttgctttcagaccattttcaagtagtaTAATggtaatgcaagaacacattctcaaagatgaatACACTTTAAATACTAACGATCATTTAACAccggaaaatgttttaaatattcaacataaataaacaaaacaacagaaacaagaaataaaataaaattataaagtctctgttaacaaaattgtccttcaaaaaaatggTCTAGTTGAGACCAGTGAACCACACTGAAGACTTTTATAATCCagattttggtagaaagagagagaggaaaaaagaaaagcaaataaatcatGCAACTGAAAATTATTGaagttgttttgatttttcatgtGATGTACTGATTCATTGCTTATTGCGATAGGCCTAAAAACATTCTCTTGTATTCTTTAAAGGTGCTAATGATCccataaaaatgagaaaagaggaaaatgtttctttttctcaacAAGGCTGAATCTGTTGAACGGTTTGGTACTCCTTATATTTAGTACAGCTCTGCAGCCTGACACCAGATTTAAGGTAGTAGCCCATGGTAGCTTAATCTTGTACCTCATAGCTAAATCCTGATGTGATCACAGAGTTGCGCCAAGTAAAAGCTATTGTTGATTTCACAAAATGGAGGCTATTGAGTTCTTCTCCTGAAGAGCGCGGTGCAGCCTGAATCAGAGCGACAGAGTGAAGCAGAAAGCATTTAGGAAGTCAACACACACTGACTCAGTGGTCCCACCCTGACGCTGAGATGTGATAAACCGGAGGCCTCATGACGTCATCGACAGGACACAACCCAAAGGCAACAGACCTAAATCCTACACGCTTCGACTTCAACGGATCACAGGAAAACAAAGTGTCTGTGTGAAAGCACTGTGTGTGTCAGAGCATGTTTATAAGATACATACCAGCTGCTCCAGAGCCATTGTGCAGAGCCAGATCTGAGCTGCCCTGCAGGCCACCTAATGGTgagcacacccacacacacacacccacacacacccacacacgcagaGACATGCATCTTTAGAGacttttttcatgatttttgtTCACAAGGCACATATCATATAATCTTTTTCACAAACCTTCGTGCTTccttgaaatgtttcatttctttagaGAAATTTCAAGTTCAGTCATACGTTTCACTTCAATAAAACTGGTTACTTCAATAAAACTCAGCTATTATCAAACTGCCCTTCCAGTTAAATATATACACTCTCAAACGATTATTcatgaaaatatattcacagACACATCAAGCATGCTAAGTATTGTTGTCAGACATTGCATGTATCTTCTGTATTTAATTCAgtccacacacgcacacacatatacatatatatatatatatttttttgttattttgaccacaTTTGGCCACCTGGGCCTCCCATCGCTTTAGCGTCACTCTGTGGTTCATTCCTTAAAAGTGTTAACAATGCTGTGACACTAACCTGTGTTTCCAGTGCTGGGAGGTCTTTGTGAggagtttgtgtttctgtgggtgtgtgtgtgaggcgaGCAGAGGATCCCGCTGTCAGACAGCACTGCTGTGGCTGCAGCTAGAGCCTGTGAAgtcactcctcctcctccacctcctcctcctcctcctcctcctcccgctCCATGGCAATAGGTGGTGCTGCCTGATGCTGCATGCATGAAATGCTGCTGTGGCTGACCTGTGGACTAGTGGGAACGAAAGTCCagacaagtttatttgtatggcacgtttcagcaacaaggccgttcaaagtgcttcacaccaTACAGTCAACAGGCAATAAACACTGCATGAGCTCAATGTCTGCAATAATTATCTGTAACATGTACCAGAGTCTTTGACACTTTCTCATTTGTCTTTCAGATGTGAAAAATGCATCTCCTCGATAAAATCCaacatttcataatttattcttctttttcaaTGCGACCATAATAACAAAACAGCCAACCAAAATGTTGCTTACTACTTTATGACTTTTCATCATGTTGTCGAACTCTTCGTTGATCTTTTTGTATTTCTCCTCGGTGCTGGGGGTGAGGACGTAGGACGACTCGTTGTCTGGGCTGTCGCAGCCTCTGTGCTCCTTCTTATGCAGCGCCTGTGGGTAAAAAGCAGCAGGCAAAAGCACAAAAGCCAATTAAAGATCGGcggaaaacaacttttttttctttacaatgcGAGCGAGGCGGTAGACGGAGGGGATGGAACAGACATGCTAAAGAAGTTTTAGGaaacttatttttgttgtttttcgtATTTTAACATGAAGTCAGAGGTGAGATCTCTGAATAGAATAGCATCATTGTTACAGAACAACATGACTGGTTGTATTCCCTATAggtgcaaaattaaaaaaaattaaaaatccaatacaatcaaaaatacttttcatgtaaaaacaaacaatttaaaaaaggaataaaatgtatatttactaaatatttcacCACTAAATGTTACAACAAAAACTTCCTTCCCTCTGTCATTTCacagttattttaattattgcaCATTATATTCCCAGTAAGACATTCTGCGACCTTCTCAGTTGTTTCACATTTCAAGGGCAACAAATTCATGAACTGAACCTGCAACGTCACAGCAGAAAACGAATGCTACAAACCACAAGTGTGTTTTATTAGGACACAAATTGGTTTAtttggcaaaactgcaatggaaacactggTCCCCCAATCGTATGAGTCACATGATGAACGACGGGATGTCGCTACTGacgcaaaccacaaagaagacgaccACAGGAAGTACGGCAATTGGAGAACGATGACACGATGTGTTTAATGACTTTTCGTGTGATCAAACgcattcacgtgtgatttttaattgcgtttcttatttaaggTAATTAATGTAATtctatttatatagcacattttcagcaacaaggcaattcaaagtgctttacatgaattagaaggaaatacaaaccaaagaaaagagtaaaagaagaaaaagtaaaaaaaaaaaacctacatatTAGTTCCCCATGTTTAAAACTAAGTAGTCCGTAATTTATATCAGATTTTTGTTCTGATCATGTTAATCTAAGGAAGTAAGGAGAGTTTCTCTgcattctaagtttgttctaattcctgatttaatggaaaaaccttgtttgcaaaatttcttttttcaacattaatggaatatcaacaaagttttacacatatttgtaatggaaacgcatcTTGTGaccatatatataaaaatattctatCAAAGCCAGTAGCTACCATTAATTTAAAAGGTCTGTTGTAAAAAGCATtcagatttacaaaaaacaaacaaaaccacacaTCAGCTGTTTTTAGTGCTCAGCTTGACTTCATCAGTTGTGGATGATTTCACACAGAAAACATCCTGGGCTCCACCTTAACGGAGCAAGATATGCATCTTGAAGGTTACATAATTCCCCTTCCTCAAACAGAGGCGGCTCAGCGCTGAAcctgtgtgttttcacaccttgaAATTAGCTGTGGCGTTGTTAGCGAAACACAGGGAAAGATGACGCAccttgaaaacaacaacaacaacaacaacaacataaaaacagcacagCGGAGTGGATGAGTGGATGGGATTTAACGGCACCTGCACTAGCAGCCGAGCCTGGAGCGCGACGCGAGCTCTGCGGtctccctcctctctgctcctctcATTATAAGGTCACAGCGTGAACGGGACGGACTGGCCGACCGGCACACGGCCGCTGCATTCCCAGACACTGGTAGTTACcccaaagctttaaaaacactCTGACACGTCTATTTTTCCACCACAGACCTTGAACGCCACTTTCGCAGCCGGTTGACCTCTCGAGGGGTCACACACTCGAGCTCTCGTAAAGCAGCAGAGCGCTTCAACGCTCTCGTAAACTCCTGAAACGAACGCACATGTGCTGCGTCTTCTCTGAT is a window of Xiphophorus maculatus strain JP 163 A chromosome 4, X_maculatus-5.0-male, whole genome shotgun sequence DNA encoding:
- the LOC102217519 gene encoding myocyte-specific enhancer factor 2A-like, whose protein sequence is MGRKKIQISRILDERNRQVTFMKRKFGLMKKAYELSVLCDCEIALIIFNSSNKLFQYASTDMDKVLLKYTEYNEPHESRTNTDILEALHKKEHRGCDSPDNESSYVLTPSTEEKYKKINEEFDNMMKSHKVSTGQPQQHFMHAASGSTTYCHGAGGGGGGGGGGGGGVTSQALAAATAVLSDSGILCSPHTHTHRNTNSSQRPPSTGNTGGLQGSSDLALHNGSGAAVNGFMGSSGGGILGKTGPAKSPPSLQHQASGPIPGGRKGDLRVVIPHCKGMMLSNQRLGAQPLSTPVVSVATPSLTHQSLGYSSISSAYSSAADYSLNSADMTDFGSAADHSLVSMTPWEQHQLSSLGSANSNLSISSGHNISIKAEPISPPRDHLPQLGYMTHHPAPPRPAPAPHPGSLSSRADLGRSPTGSVGSSCSSHEDGSDREEQQKRRPDPRLLPAARSDGAESPTLKQMRMDSWVT